Sequence from the Equus asinus isolate D_3611 breed Donkey chromosome 5, EquAss-T2T_v2, whole genome shotgun sequence genome:
AGGGGTCATCCCCTTCCCTGGAAATTTCTTGGATTAGGAAGGAATTTATCAAGAGGTACTCTGAGGCGGGAGGAGGAGCTGTAACACCATTTGGGAGCAGAGGAACATTTGCGATCTTTGTAGAGACTTACTCCTTCAGGAACTGAGGGCTGGATCTTCTGCCCCCTGCTGGGCCCCAGGGAGGGGCAATTTCCTCATAGAATGAATGGGCAAACCGCCTTCACCTCCACCTCTTTCACCTCCATGGCCTCTTTTGCAGGTCACTGTGAGGTCCACAAGTGAGAATGGATAAGAAAGTGCCAAATACTGTTAAGCCAGTCCTTATTCAGTAAGTCAGGCACAATATTAGACTGTGGggattcagtcagtcagtcaacaaatattaagGGCTGCTATGCATCAGGCAAATTAGATCTGACTTTTTCAGGGGTTAACAGCTCAGGGAGGGGGTCCATCCAGGGCATTTCACACCAGACTGTGCATAACTACAGCCCTACCTCCAAAGAGGGCCTTCCCTTCTTGCTCAGATTTCTGGCACATTTCTCCTCCAGAAGCTGCTCATTCTCCACCCTcaccctccaccaccaccccagaGCTTTAAACTCTTGTATCTAAGAAAGGTGCATCTGGCCTGTCCAACATGCAAATCTTGATCACCCCAGGCTCAAGGCACACtgatcccctcccccacccttcgCTACACCTAATCCAGGCCCTAACAGACCAGGAGCCCCGGGGCGAGGGAGCTTGGAAAGCCTGATGCTTAGCCTTTGGGTCAGCACCAGAGAGCAGGACAGGGTCAAAGGCCAACTCCCTCCCTCGTACTGCAACTTCGGAGTCTCTGCTCACTGCTGCCCTGTCCTTGGTGCTGGGGACAGTCATAAATCAGCTCAAGTCCCTGCTGCCCCAGCTCCCAATCCAGCAGGGGAGGTAAGACAGGGGGCATGGCTGATGGGGCAGAGTTGAGCTCCAGAAGTGCAAAGGGGGATGTGTGACTCTGCAGCCTGGTCCCACTTCTTAAAGTAGGGAGCTTGAGCCTTTTAACTTGAGCCCCTAGCCTTGGCCCAGCGCCTTTCCTCCAGAATACTGTGCATGCTAATTACCTGcggattttgttaaaatgcagaatctGATGATTCAGTGGGCCGGAGGTGGAGCCTGAGAGcctgcatttctagcaagctcaAGGGTGATGTTGAAGGcccgtggaccacactttgagtgcAGGGCTTCCGAGCACTTCTCCCATCTCTCTGAGGACTGATTGGCCATGTCTCTCCCCCAAGGATCCCTAAGCTCCAGAAGGCAGGGATCTTGCCCATTTGTTTAGTGATGtgttcccagtgcctggcacagtgcttggcacattcaGTAAGTACCTGCTGGAGGAGTGTCCAATGCTCCCTTATCCCTGGGAGCTGGGAAGAATCCCACAGAGCAGACAAACCCACTGCCCaaacacacgcacatgcacacccCATCTCATCTCCACCAGCCTCTGGGACGCAGCAGGTGATGGCATTTCATGAGGCCTCCTCCCTGCATAGCTATGGCTTAATCACATCCTAATCCCACTTTCTGAACCTTTGCCTGACAACTCACAGGGGGCTCACCCCACGTGGCAACCCAAGATCCTGCACTAAGCTCACCACTGCCTCCCCAGACCACCCCCAAGTCACCAGCCAGCACACTGAGCCCAGAGGaaggtttcctctttctttttaattggaccagctttatttaaaaaaataataacctacTAAGTTTTAAGTTTTCCAGATGGTGGGGCAGCCTACGGACTCCCCTTTCAGTCAGGAGCCCCTGGTGCTGCTTTTCTCAGAAATCTCGAAGAACTGTCCTCGGGGCCTGGCAGAGTGCTGCCAGGTGTGTCTGTGTGGAAGGAGAGCTCTCTCCCGGGAAGACACCGAGGGCAGACAGGTAGGTAGGGAGAGCGAACAAACACGTGGGGAAATGAAGGAAAGACAGCAAGGGAGTCAGCAACCCGGGAGTCTGACTTCTAATATGTTGTAAAAACCACGAAGGAAGGTTGAAGAAGTAAGGAGCCCGTCGAGGAAGCGGCTTGAGATCGAAGGTGTGGAATCTACCAGAAACCTGGGGTGGGGGCTCACTGGTGGTGGGACAGGGGGCCCATAACAGCGCTGGGGGAGTGCACAGATTGGGGCTCCCAGTGGAGGGAGAAGAAATGACGGACTCGCAAGTCCGGGTCGGGGCAGGGGGTTCCATGCGATGGAGAGACGGTGGGAGTCTCCCCAGGGATGGGGGACAGAGAAGATGTCACCGGCGCGCCGGGTCCAAGAGGCAGAGATGCGGAGCTCAGGTGCGCGCCCAGGCGGGGGACAGCCCCGGTCCCGGCGGAGAGAGGACCCCGCAGGGCGCTGGGCTCACAGGTAGCGCTCCAGCCCCGGCGCGTAGCCCGGCGGCCGCAGGTAGGCGTCCCCGGGGCCGAGCGGCCCGAGCGCGGCGGCGGGCCCCGCCAGGGCGAGCAGCGGCTCGGCGGGCAGCGGGCCGGGGCCAGGGCCGGGGCGCGCGGGGGGCAGCCCCAGGCGCTCGGGGCCGGCCGGGTAGAgcggcggcgcggcggcggcggcggcggcgcagggCGGGAAGGCGGCGTCGGGCGCGGCGCAGCAGGGCGGCTCGGGGGCGCCCAGGCCGGCCAGCTCGGGCGGCAGGCTCACCAGGCTGTCGACGCTGAAGAGGCGCGCGGGCCCGggcccggcgggcggcggcggcggcggcagcgcgGGCGCGAAGGGCGCGTAGGGGCAGGGCGGCGggccggcggcgggcgcgggcagCTCGGCGCGCTTGAAGCGCTTGCGGCGCCGCAGGAAGCTGCCGTTGTCGAACATGTCGGCGGCCGCGGGGTCGAGCGTCCAGTAGTTGCCCTTGCCCGGGTTGCCCGGCTCGCGGGGCACCTTGACGAAGCAGTCGTTGAGCGTGAGGTTGTGGCGGATGCTGTTCTGCCACTTGCGCGGGCTGTCGCGGTAGAAGGCGAAGCGCTCGGTGATGAAGCGGTAGATGGCGGCCAGCGTGAGGCGGCGGCCCGGCGCGTGCGCCAGCGCCATGGCGATGAGCGCGATGTACGAGTAGGGCGGCTTCCCGCGCTGtaggggccgccgccgccgccgccccgcgcccgACGCGGGCGCAGGCTCGGCCCCCCCGCGGCCCGCCACCGCCTCCTCGGGCTCGGGCTCGGGGCCCggctcggcggcggcgggcggcgacGGCGGCGGCCCCGAAGGCGCGACCGAGGGCAGCGCCGGGAAGCCCGAGAACGCGGCGGGCGGCTCCATGTCGCTGCGCCCGGTCATGGGGAGGCGGCGGCCCCGGCCCGCGCTGCTCCGGGAGAGCAGGGGCCGCTGACCGGCCTTATATGGACACAGCCCCCCTCCCCGTCCCCCCAGCCGGGGACAGGGCTCGGACCTGCCCGCTGGCCAGCCCTCCCGCCTAATTTGCCATCCCAATGCCCCAACTAGGCTCacaggacccccacccccaccccctccacacacacacacacacacacacacacatttcgcCCCTCCCTGGTCTCGTCCCTTTGGGTCAGTCTTTCCCAGACCCAGCCTCAGCCCTTCCCCGCCTCCACTGAGTCAGGCCCTGTCCCTGGCCCCATCCCACCAGATTCGAACAGCCCCCTTCCCTTTccgcccctccctccatcccctccccttTGGGTCAATGCCAATCACAAATCCACCCATTCAGTGCGCTCTCCAGGCCCCCTCCCCATTATGCTTCTCCCAGCTGAGTCCTGTCgcctccagcctcctctgctaGCCTCCTCCTGGTCCTTCCAACCCCAGCGGGGCAGAAATGAGGGCGCCCAGGGTGGCCTTGCCAGCCCTCAGCGTCCTCACGCTGTGCTGGTCAGGGAGGCGTCGGCCCACCCTCGGACATTAGGCAATGTGGAAGGGTAGGGTGCAGGGAAGGGCAGAGCGAGGCGGGCTTTGTCTCAAGGGAGGACCTTTGGTGGCTGCAAGGTCACCATCTCCTCTCTCTGCTACCTGCCCCACAACCCTGTCCTGTCCAGCCCACTTGTGAGCATTCTTTGAAAAAACGGAATGGTGAAAAGTGGTCCAACTAGCAGATTTGGGAACTAGAGGACCAACTGCTTTAAATCAAGAGCCCCTAGAACATCCACAACTTGGAGTTGCCTTTCTGGCTGCTGCCTCTCCATGCCCCTTCTGTCCTAGAAAAAGGTTCCCTTTCTTACACACACAGCGTGCCGGCTGGGAAGATGCGCAAAGCGGGCCTGCTCAGCCCGGAGTTCCAAGGAGCAGTTACTGTGTCAGAGAGAGCCCCCAAGTGCTTCCACAGACCAGATATGCATTTTCTCACTTAAGTGTGAACGCCTTGTGAGGTGGATGCTGTTATTATTCTGTtttgcaaaggagaaaactgagggtcCGAGAGGTTAAAGTGACTTAGCCAACTTTACACggctactaagtggcagagctggccttAAACCCAGAGTTCAGAGCACTGGACTCTGCTAAGAACACCGGATTTTATAGCTGAGACTGTAGAAATGCTTTGCTCAAGGGTTCTTCCAGCTCTTACAATTTCAGCTGCAAAGTTGATTGATGCCTAGCCTCTCTCCTGACCTCCGGGTCAGCATATCCAGGTGACCACTGGGCATCACCCTCAGCCCACTGCAGCCCCTGACCCCCGCCTGCTCCCCCTCCTGTGTTCCAGATCTCAGCACATGGTGTTTGCCCTCGCCACCCAGATCAGAAATGTGGACATGATCAtgggctcctccctcccccatcacgCCCACATCCAAGCAGTCTGTGAGTCCTGTCAGTGCCGCGTGGATTCCAGATCCATCTCTCCCTCagttctccaggcctcagtttggTCCACCTCATTCACCAAGCActtctgtgccaggccctttgCCAGCACTCAGGGAAAACAGAGATGAAGAGACTCACAGCCTGGTGGAGAGATGGACACAGACAATTACAACTATgagagaggtgggcagagggggctgcagaagcagaggggaaggagatgaTGACACTCGGAGGTCTAGAGACAACCCCTCGCCCCACAACAACGAAGAGGCAACAACCCCTGGCTTATAGGAGAACAGGTCCCGCCTCAGGACGCTCTTCCTGGCATTCTGCAGTCTGAGCACAGGCCTTATGGACAGGACAGTGCAGTCACCACAAACAGCTCACCAAAGAAGCCAAGACACGCGGCTGCAGCAGCGAGGAATCTAGCACCAAGAGCTGAGGGACCCGCGGCCCGTTGCTCCCTTGAGCCTGGGTTTCCTCACCTGCCAAATGGGGGCAGTGATGAACCCTCTCAGCGCTGTTGGGAGATTCGGATGGGTCGTGTGTGAAAGTGCCTGGCCCACACTGGCCCTGGGCAAAAGGAGACTTCTTTTCTACTACACACTGGCATTTCCACTATTAaagcaggaagggaaggggaggggcagagccagaGACAGGATTTCAGAGCCTGTGGATTTTCAACCAGGTGCAGCACACCCTGCAGCTAGACTCACACAGAGCCAGAGGCACCATCTTCCCCACCCTCCCTTAGGGCTGAAGCCCCCTCCGAAGCCTCTGCCACAGCCTCTGTCTCACACCCTCAGATGGAGAGTGGCTCTTACTGCCTCCTACGGCAGACTAAGTGCGTGCGTAGAGCCTGGGACATAGTATATGTTGAGTAAACGACACTGAACGTGCAGGTCGGCTGTGCTGATCCTGGgaaaggtgggggcagggagctgggccaAAGGGGTGAGAACCCAGACTTTTCCAGTTCTCTGTGCCTGCCTGGCCCCCTCCATTGGGCCTGCTTCCCAGAGCCGAGCAGGCCGGAGTGAGGGGGTAGCCCAAGGGCTAATCCGTGTTTTCAGCGTGGCTGGGCCCTCTTTTCACAGGCCCTGGGCCGGACGGGATGCGGCTGAGCATCCGGGCATAAGATGGCCAGTGAAGGCGGCCCCTTTCTCATGGGCCTGGATTCCAGGCGGCCCAACGTCTGAGTGGAGCCCCTGGGGCGGGGGGAACATAGTGGCTGGGCTGGGCAGTCCTTTGTCTGACCACGCTGGGTGGATATTCAGGCTGGCAGGAGGGATTAATGGCCAGGGAttggccctggggccggcctTCCCACTGCCCTTTGGAGGCCAAAGGCCCAGGTCAGGGCACACAGCGTTGATGGCTCCCTAGATAGGAGTGGAAATTCCCACCCTGTCCAAAGCTGTTAGCATCAGCCCCCAaggctccctgcccccagccccctcaACAGAGGCACCATGAGCCAAGATGGGCTTCGAGGCCAGGAGCAGAGTGTTGGGGACAGAGCTTCCCAAGCACTCTGGCTGGGAGAGGGGCTGAGGCTGAAAGTCAT
This genomic interval carries:
- the FOXE3 gene encoding forkhead box protein E3; protein product: MTGRSDMEPPAAFSGFPALPSVAPSGPPPSPPAAAEPGPEPEPEEAVAGRGGAEPAPASGAGRRRRRPLQRGKPPYSYIALIAMALAHAPGRRLTLAAIYRFITERFAFYRDSPRKWQNSIRHNLTLNDCFVKVPREPGNPGKGNYWTLDPAAADMFDNGSFLRRRKRFKRAELPAPAAGPPPCPYAPFAPALPPPPPPAGPGPARLFSVDSLVSLPPELAGLGAPEPPCCAAPDAAFPPCAAAAAAAPPLYPAGPERLGLPPARPGPGPGPLPAEPLLALAGPAAALGPLGPGDAYLRPPGYAPGLERYL